The Terriglobus roseus region AAGGAAGCGGAAGATAATCTGATCTTTATACAGTCGCTGATTCCAAAACCCAAAGAGCAAAAGAAAGAAAAGAAGGAACAGACGGAGGAGTCTCCCAATTTACCTCCGGATCAGGTCCGCTTTGACGATAAGGGAAAAGAAGGAAAGAAGGCGCGGACCAACATCAAGCCGGTCACTACAGCAGACATATGGATGCGCAATATTCAGACGTCGCCCGCTAATTTCCTGCGTAGACGGTTTGCCATGCAGGACGCAAGGGAGCGCCGCCCATGAAACGGCTCCTCTATATCCTCTTCATGCTTTCGACATTGCATGGAGCAGCGCAATCGCCTGTGGTGCGTGCTCACTTCGAGCCTTCGCAAAATATTATGGTCGGACAGCCGGTGAAGTTAATCGTTTCTGTTTTCGTTCCGAATTACTTCACCGGATCCCCGGATTTTCCCGAATTTGAAATGGAGAATGCGGTAGTGGTCATGCCGCAGGATCGGCCAGAGAATTCAAACACACAGATCGGCGATGCAAAGTATTTTGGAATCACCCAAACGTATGTGGTCTATCCGCAACAGGCGGGCGATTTCCATCTTCCCATCATCAAGCTATCTGTGCCCTACGCGAAAACGCCGCCTCAGACCACGAAGGCACAGGTTACGGTTCCTACGCTCAGTTTTCATGCAGATGTCCCTTCTGCTGCTCGTGGCCTCGCTTACTTTCTACCTACTACGCAATTGACCATCACGGAGAAGTGGTCTCCTTCTCTGAAGAAGGTTCAGGCTGGCGACACGATTGAGCGCACCGTTACGATCACCGCGAGCAAGATGCAGGCCATGTTGATTCCTCCGCTGCAGCTTGGTGCACCAGATGGTCTTCGCATTTACAGCAGCGAACCTATCGTGCACGATCAGAAAACGCCGCGTGGTGATTTTATCTATGGTCAACGCGTTGAAACAGCCAAATACTACGTTGAGAAAGCAGGCGCATACACGCTGCCCTCGATCGAGTTGCAATGGTGGAATCTCAATACACATCGTCTTGCAACTGCATCGTTACCGTCGATATCCTTCCAGGCGGCGGCTAATCCCGCGCTGACCGCAGAGCTTCCACCGCCGCAGCCAAATGAGCAGACCACACAAACGCCAAAGAAGAAGACCAGCATCCATTGGCGCCGCATTGCGTTGGTCAGTTTGCAAGCAATCCTCTGCTTGGCCGTTATTTACTTCTTTTACCAAATGGTTCGCGCCATGCGACCTCGCGCTGACGCCGCTTGGAAGAAACGGCAACAA contains the following coding sequences:
- a CDS encoding BatD family protein — encoded protein: MKRLLYILFMLSTLHGAAQSPVVRAHFEPSQNIMVGQPVKLIVSVFVPNYFTGSPDFPEFEMENAVVVMPQDRPENSNTQIGDAKYFGITQTYVVYPQQAGDFHLPIIKLSVPYAKTPPQTTKAQVTVPTLSFHADVPSAARGLAYFLPTTQLTITEKWSPSLKKVQAGDTIERTVTITASKMQAMLIPPLQLGAPDGLRIYSSEPIVHDQKTPRGDFIYGQRVETAKYYVEKAGAYTLPSIELQWWNLNTHRLATASLPSISFQAAANPALTAELPPPQPNEQTTQTPKKKTSIHWRRIALVSLQAILCLAVIYFFYQMVRAMRPRADAAWKKRQQSEAAFFRRLVHAAKKGDALLSYTYLLQWFARVYPGQSVSDIVNLRAQPNLQAQISDLTDFLYAQIGSRQWTGRTFVKELEHFRMTNVLRKTRARRHDGSLVELNPYS